One genomic region from Prunus persica cultivar Lovell chromosome G3, Prunus_persica_NCBIv2, whole genome shotgun sequence encodes:
- the LOC18781998 gene encoding sucrose synthase 7 isoform X1 codes for MASGAAIKRSESIAESMPEALRQSRYHMKRCFAKYIEKGKRIMKLPHLMSEMETVIDDKVERNQVLEGVLGYILCSTQEAVVIPPFVVFAIRPNPGYWEFVKVSSEDLSVESITVRDYLKFKETLYDEKWSNDENTLEVDFRAIDFSTPHLTLSSSIGNGLNFVSKFTSSKLAGRLENAQPLVDYLLSLNHEGENLILNENLNTASKLQTALIVTEVYLSALPKDMPYQNFELRFKEWGFEKGWGDTAERTKETMKLLSEVLQAPDPLNLERFFSRLPIIFNVVIFSPHGYFGQADVLGLPDTGGQVVYILDQVQALEEELLLRIKQQGLTVKPQILVVTRLIPEAKGTKCNQELEPINGTKYSNILRVPFRTEKGILRRWVSRFDIYPYLELFAQDASAKVLDIMEGKPDLIIGNYSDGNLVASLMASKLGITQATIAHALEKTKYEDSDIKWKELDPKYHFSCQFLADTISMNATDFVIASTYQEIAGSKDRPGQYESHTAFTLPGLCRVVSGINVFDPKFNIAAPGADQSVYFPYTEKQKRLTSFHPAIEELLYSKEDNSEHIGFLADRKKPIIFSMARLDTVKNITGLVEWYGKNKRLRNLVNLAVVGGFFDPSKSKDREEIAEIKKMHTLIEKYQLRGQIRWIAAQTDRNRNGELYRCIADTRGAFVQPALYEAFGLTVIEAMNCGLPTFATNQGGPAEIIVDGISGFHIDPNNGDEASNKIADFFEKSKTDATYWDRFSKAGLQRIYECYTWKIYANKVLNMGSTYTFWRQLNKEQKQAKQRYIQMFFNLQYRNLVKNVPIPSDEAEQPVPKPTAKSQPTPSTRRSQSRLQRMFGA; via the exons ATGGCTTCAGGAGCAGCCATCAAACGATCCGAGTCCATAGCTGAGAGCATGCCGGAAGCCCTGAGGCAGAGCCGGTACCATATGAAGAGGTGCTTTGCTAAGTAcattgagaaaggaaaaaggataATGAAGCTTCCCCATTTGATGAGTGAAATGGAGACAGTCATAGATGACAAGGTTGAAAGAAACCAAGTCTTGGAGGGAGTGCTTGGCTATATATTGTGTTCAACTCAG GAAGCTGTTGTTATTCCTCCATTTGTTGTCTTTGCCATAAGACCAAATCCAGGGTATTGGGAATTTGTTAAAGTCAGTTCTGAGGATCTCTCAGTTGAGTCCATCACTGTCAGAGACTACTTGAAATTCAAAGAAACGTTATATGATGAGAAATG GTCAAATGATGAAAATACATTGGAGGTGGATTTTAGAGCAATTGACTTCTCAACTCCTCACTTAACTCTATCTTCCTCTATTGGAAATGGACTCAATTTTGTTTCCAAGTTCACCAGTTCAAAGCTAGCTGGGAGATTGGAGAATGCACAGCCCCTTGTGGATTATTTACTTTCACTAAATCATGAAGGAGAA AATCTTATTCTAAATGAGAACCTCAACACTGCTTCAAAGCTTCAGACGGCACTGATTGTAACAGAAGTGTACCTCTCAGCACTCCCCAAAGACATGCCgtaccaaaattttgaactAAG GTTCAAGGAGTGGGGCTTTGAGAAGGGGTGGGGAGATACTGCAGAAAGAACTAAGGAGACAATGAAACTACTTTCAGAAGTACTACAAGCTCCAGAcccattgaacttggaaagGTTTTTCAGCAGACTTCCTATAATATTCAATGTTGTAATATTCTCTCCTCATGGCTACTTTGGCCAAGCAGATGTTCTTGGCTTGCCAGACACCGGTGGGCAG GTAGTTTATATTCTGGATCAAGTGCAAGCTCTGGAAGAGGAACTGCTCCTCAGAATTAAGCAACAAGGACTTACTGTGAAGCCTCAAATTCTTGTG GTAACAAGACTCATACCTGAAGCAAAGGGAACTAAGTGTAACCAGGAGTTGGAACCAATCAATGGCACCAAGTACTCTAACATTCTTAGGGTGCCATTTAGGACAGAAAAGGGGATCCTACGGCGCTGGGTTTCTCGTTTTGACATCTATCCCTACCTTGAATTGTTTGCACAG GATGCTTCTGCAAAAGTCCTCGACATTATGGAAGGAAAGCCAGATCTTATTATTGGAAACTATAGTGATGGGAATTTAGTGGCATCTCTCATGGCTAGTAAACTGGGGATTACTCAG GCAACTATTGCTCATGCTTTGGAGAAGACCAAATATGAAGATTCAGACATCAAGTGGAAGGAATTAGATCCTAAGTATCACTTCTCATGCCAATTTCTTGCTGACACAATTTCAATGAATGCCACAGATTTTGTCATAGCAAGCACATACCAGGAAATTGCAGGAAG CAAAGACAGACCAGGACAATATGAAAGCCATACTGCATTTACACTGCCAGGGCTCTGTAGAGTTGTTTCAGGCATCAATGTATTTGATCCCAAATTTAACATTGCTGCACCAGGGGCCGATCAGTCTGTCTATTTCCCCTATACAGAGAAGCAGAAACGGCTGACATCATTTCATCCTGCCATCGAAGAACTGCTGTATAGTAAAGAGGATAACAGTGAACATAT AGGATTTCTAGCAGACAGGAAGAAACCTATCATCTTCTCAATGGCAAGGCTCGACACTGTTAAAAACATTACTGGTTTGGTTGAGTGGTATGGGAAAAACAAGAGGCTGAGAAATTTGGTTAACCTTGCTGTAGTTGGGGGGTTCTTTGAcccttcaaaatcaaaagatagagaagaaattgcagaaataaaaaagatgcaTACACTGATAGAAAAGTACCAGCTTAGGGGCCAGATCAGATGGATAGCTGCACAGACTGATAGGAACCGAAATGGAGAACTCTACCGTTGTATTGCTGACACAAGGGGAGCTTTTGTGCAACCTGCCCTCTATGAAGCTTTTGGTCTTACTGTCATAGAGGCAATGAACTGTGGACTGCCGACCTTCGCAACCAACCAAGGAGGCCCAGCTGAAATCATTGTGGATGGGATCTCCGGTTTCCATATTGATCCCAACAACGGTGATGAAGCAAGCAACAAAATCGCTGATTTCTTCGAGAAGTCCAAGACTGATGCTACATACTGGGACAGGTTTTCAAAAGCAGGTTTGCAACGAATATACGAATG cTACACTTGGAAGATATATGCAAACAAGGTGTTGAACATGGGGAGCACTTATACTTTCTGGAGGCAGTTGAACAAAGAGCAGAAACAAGCTAAGCAAAGATACATCCAGATGTTCTTTAATCTCCAGTATCGGAACTTG GTGAAGAATGTGCCTATCCCAAGTGATGAGGCTGAACAACCAGTGCCAAAGCCAACTGCCAAATCACAGCCCACACCAAG CACAAGACGCTCACAGTCTCGATTGCAAAG GATGTTTGGAGCCTAA
- the LOC18782544 gene encoding probable polyamine oxidase 4 — protein sequence MPIPMDPKDFFSTDFLEGSISSHIERQHNACPSVIVIGGGISGIAAARVLHDASFKVILLESRDRLGGRIHTDYSFGCPVDMGASWLHGVCNENPLAPLIRRLGLTLYRTSGDDSVLYDHDLESYALFDMDGSQVPQEMVIEVGNTFKQILKETEKVRNENTDDMSVSQAISIVMDRHPELRQNGLAHEVLQWYICRMEAWFAADADVISLKNWDQEHVLSGGHGLMVQGYDPIIRALAEDIDVRLNHRVTKILNGHNKMMVTIEDGRNFVADAAIITVPHGILKAKMIEFEPKLPEWKVDAISDLGVGNENKIALRFEKVFWPNVELLGVVAPTSYACGYFLNLHKTTGHPVLVYMAAGRFAYDLEKLTDDGAVSFVMLQLKKMLPDATDPVQYLVSRWGTDLNSLGCYSLDLVGKPGDIYDRLRAPLGSLFFGGEAVSMDHQGSVHGAYSAGVIAAEDCQRHLLNKFGRLEKLQHAYITDEVLEATVPLQISRM from the exons ATGCCAATCCCAATGGACCCAAAAGATTTTTTCTCTACTGATTTTCTGGAAG GCTCTATTTCGTCTCACATTGAGAGGCAGCACAATGCATGCCCTTCTGTTATTGTCATTGGTGGTGGTATATCAGGGATTGCAGCTGCACGTGTTCTCCATGATGCATCTTTTAAG GTTATCTTGCTGGAATCACGAGACAGACTTGGTGGCCGGATTCATACTGACTACTCATTTGGTTGTCCAGTAGATATGGGAGCATCATG GCTACATGGTGTTTGCAATGAGAATCCCTTGGCTCCACTGATACGCCGTCTAGGACTTACTTTATACCGTACGAGTGGTGACGACTCTGTGTTGTATGACCATGATTTGGAAAG CTATGCACTTTTTGATATGGATGGAAGCCAAGTTCCTCAAGAGATGGTCATTGAAGTTGGTAATACTTTCAAGCAAATTCTCAAAGAG ACCGAGAAAGTACGGAATGAGAATACTGATGACATGTCTGTCTCTCAAGCAATTTCTATTGTGATGGATAGGCATCCAGAATTAAG ACAAAACGGACTTGCTCACGAAGTGTTACAATGGTACATATGTCGAATGGAAGCGTGGTTCGCTGCAGATGCAGATGTGATATCGCTAAAAAACTGGGATCAG GAGCATGTTCTTTCTGGTGGCCATGGACTTATGGTGCAAGGCTATGACCCAATAATAAGGGCTCTTGCAGAAGATATTGATGTACGCTTGAATCACAG GGTTACAAAGATATTAAATGGGCATAACAAGATGATGGTCACAATTGAAGACGGAAGAAACTTCGTTGCTGATGCAGCTATAATAACAGTACCCCATGGTATTCTTAAAGCCAAGATGATTGAGTTTGAACCAAAGTTGCCTGAGTGGAAGGTTGATGCAATTTCGGATCTTGGGGTGggcaatgaaaacaaaattgccTTGCGATTTGAAAAGGTTTTCTGGCCTAATGTAGAGCTTTTAGGCGTGGTTGCACCAACCTCTTATGCATGTGGTTATTTTCTCAATCTTCACAAGACCACAGGCCATCCGGTCCTTGTCTATATGGCTGCTGGAAGGTTTGCATACGACCTTGAAAAATTAACTGATGATGGTGCAGttagttttgttatgttgCAGCTTAAGAAGATGTTACCTGATGCAACTGATCCA GTTCAATATCTTGTATCACGGTGGGGAACGGACCTGAATTCTCTTGGATGCTACTCGTTGGATTTGGTTGGAAAGCCTGGAGATATATATGATAGGCTTCGAGCACCTTTGGGCAGTCTTTTCTTTGGAGGCGAAGCTGTTAGCATGGACCACCAAGGATCTGTGCATGGAGCTTACTCAGCTGGAGTTATAGCTGCTGAGGATTGTCAGAGACATCTCCTAAATAAATTTGGTAGACTGGAAAAGCTTCAGCATGCTTACATTACGGATGAAGTCCTCGAAGCAACAGTTCCCCTGCAAATCTCAAGGATGtga
- the LOC18782697 gene encoding putative ALA-interacting subunit 4: MEKLGSMTKEGASSSSTKRKSRRPKYSKFTQQELSACKPILTPGWVISIFVTIGIIFIPIGFASLFASERVVEIIDHYDKDCVPLRYTDDKLAFIQSSKTNKTCIRRLTVPKQMKSPVYIYYQLDHFYQNHRRYVKSRSDSQLRSKSDENKTSTCDPERNSPNGAIVPCGLIAWSLFNDTYKFSVKNKQLGVNKKDITWKSDQGNKFGSDVYPKNFQSGGLIGGAKLNSSIPLSEQEDLIVWMRTAALPTFRKLYGRIEVDLEANDVVIVTIENNYNTYSFGGNKKLVLSTASWIGGKNYLLGIAYLTVGGLCLFLAISFILLYLIKPRPLGDTSYLSWNRGASGGHIFIS, from the exons ATGGAAAAATTAGGATCAATGACCAAAGAAGGAGCCTCATCTTCCTCTACCAAAAGGAAGTCCAGAAGACCCAAAT ATTCCAAGTTCACACAGCAAGAGCTTTCAGCTTGCAAACCAATTTTAACACCAGGATGG gtCATTTCTATATTTGTCACAATCGGCATTATCTTTATCCCTATTGGCTTTGCTTCCTTATTTGCATCAGAGCGT GTGGTGGAAATTATAGACCACTATGACAAAGATTGTGTTCCTCTTAGATATACGGACGATAAGCTTGCATTTATTCAGAGTAGTAAAACTAACAAGACCTGTATTAGGAGACTAACT GTtccaaaacaaatgaaatctCCCGTTTACATCTACTACCAGCTTGATCATTTCTATCAGAATCATCGCCG ATATGTTAAAAGTAGAAGTGACAGTCAGTTGCGGAGCAAGTCTGATGAGAATAAAACAAGCACCTGTGATCCTGAACGCAATTCACCAAATGGTGCAATTGTTCCCTGTGGTCTGATTGCATGGAGTTTGTTTAATGACACATACAAGTTTTCagtgaaaaacaaacaactggGGGTCAACAAAAAGGACATCACATGGAAAAGTGACCAGGGGAATAAGTTCGGCTCGGATGTCTATCCTAAAAATTTCCAGAGTGGGGGTTTGATTGGAGGAGCAAAACTGAATTCTAGCATACCT CTGAGTGAACAAGAAGATCTTATTGTTTGGATGCGGACTGCAGCACTGCCAACGTTCAGAAAACTATATGGGAGGATAGAAGTGGACCTTGAAGCTAATGATGTAGTAATTGTAACAATAGAGAATAATTATAACACTTACAGCTTCGGTGGCAACAAGAAGCTCGTACTTTCAACCGCAAGCTGGATTGGTGGAAAGAATTATCTGCTAGGCATAGCATACCTTACTGTTGGCGGACTCTGTTTGTTCTTGGCCATAAGCTTCATACTTCTATATTTGATAAAGCCAAG GCCTCTTGGGGATACATCCTACTTGTCTTGGAACAGAGGTGCATCAGGAGGACATATATTTATTAGCTAG
- the LOC18782999 gene encoding probable acyl-activating enzyme 12, peroxisomal — protein MALESMNMLPKCEANYTALTPTTFLKRAAAFYANRTSVIYEGTRFTWGQTYDRCCRLASSLLSLNIVKHDVVSVLAPNVPAMYEMHFAVPMAGAVLNTVNTRLDAKNIASILRHSGAKVFFVDYQFVPLAREALRIFMSGASHEPSMPLVIVIDDIDSPTGIRLGELEYEQLIKKGNPRFVSVEVADEWDPVALNYTSGTTSEPKGVVYSHRGAYLSTLSLVLGWEMGSEPVYLWTLPMFHCNGWTFTWGVAARGGTNVCLRNTTAYDIYRNIHRHKVTHMCCAPIIFNILLEAKPHERRDLAVPVQILTGGAPPPAPLLEKIEPLGFKVTHAYGLTEATGPALVCEWQAKWNKLPRDDQAKLKARQGISILTLADVDVKNKETMESVPHDGKTMGEIVLRGSSIMKGYYKDSKETLKSFQNGWFWTGDVGVVHPDGYLEIKDRSKDVIISGGENISSVEVENMLHGHPKVMEAAVVAMPHPRWGESPCAFVALRSNAESTTESEIIAYCRKNLPHFMVPKKVEFLPQLPRNPTGKVLKNELRDRAKGFVVSENSQTVVDSDYQNQQILALSRL, from the exons ATGGCCCTTGAATCAATGAACATGCTTCCCAAATGTGAGGCTAACTATACAGCTCTCACCCCTACAACTTTTCTGAAGAGAGCTGCTGCCTTTTATGCTAACCGTACCTCAGTCATCTATGAAGGCACTCGCTTCACATGGGGCCAAACCTACGATCGTTGCTGCCGTCTCGCTTCCTCCCTTCTTTCTCTTAACATCGTCAAGCACGATGTT GTATCAGTGTTGGCTCCTAATGTTCCAGCAATGTATGAAATGCATTTCGCAGTGCCCATGGCCGGGGCTGTGCTTAACACCGTTAACACCCGCCTCGATGCCAAAAACATAGCCTCCATTCTCCGCCACTCGGGGGCCAAAGTCTTCTTCGTTGACTACCAGTTCGTCCCCCTGGCCCGCGAGGCCCTCAGGATCTTCATGTCCGGTGCTTCTCATGAGCCATCCATGCCTTTGGTCATCGTGATCGACGACATCGACTCCCCCACAGGCATTCGGCTCGGTGAGTTGGAATACGAGCAGCTCATCAAAAAGGGCAACCCCCGTTTTGTCTCTGTGGAGGTCGCCGACGAGTGGGACCCGGTGGCCTTGAACTACACCTCCGGAACGACGTCAGAACCCAAAGGCGTTGTGTACAGCCACAGAGGTGCTTACTTGAGCACCCTCAGCCTGGTCCTTGGTTGGGAAATGGGGAGTGAGCCCGTGTATTTATGGACACTTCCCATGTTCCATTGCAACGGCTGGACCTTCACATGGGGTGTTGCCGCACGTGGTGGCACCAATGTCTGCCTCCGCAACACCACCGCCTACGACATCTACCGCAACATTCACCGCCACAAGGTCACCCACATGTGCTGCGCCCCAATCATTTTCAACATCCTCCTTGAGGCCAAACCGCACGAGCGCCGCGATCTCGCAGTGCCCGTCCAGATCCTTACCGGTGGAGCACCTCCGCCCGCCCCACTGCTTGAGAAAATCGAGCCGCTGGGATTCAAAGTGACCCATGCGTATGGCCTGACCGAGGCAACGGGACCTGCCTTGGTCTGCGAGTGGCAGGCCAAGTGGAACAAGCTGCCTCGGGACGACCAGGCAAAGCTCAAGGCAAGACAAGGCATAAGCATATTGACTCTTGCTGACGTGGACgtgaagaacaaagaaacaatgGAGAGTGTCCCCCATGACGGGAAGACCATGGGGGAGATTGTTTTGCGCGGGAGTAGTATCATGAAAGGGTACTACAAGGATAGTAAGGAGACCTTGAAGTCATTCCAGAACGGATGGTTCTGGACAGGAGACGTCGGGGTTGTGCACCCGGACGGCTACCTGGAGATAAAGGACAGGTCGAAAGACGTGATCATATCGGGAGGAGAGAACATTAGCAGTGTGGAAGTGGAGAACATGTTACATGGGCACCCAAAGGTGATGGAGGCAGCAGTAGTTGCAATGCCTCACCCTCGATGGGGCGAAAGTCCATGTGCCTTTGTGGCTCTGAGAAGCAACGCTGAGAGCACCACTGAGTCTGAAATAATCGCTTATTGTCGGAAAAACTTGCCTCACTTTATGGTGCCCAAGAAGGTGGAGTTTCTGCCCCAACTTCCCAGGAACCCAACGGGCAAGGTTCTCAAAAACGAGTTGAGGGATCGGGCAAAGGGCTTCGTCGTGTCGGAAAATTCACAAACCGTCGTGGATTCTGACTACCAAAATCAGCAGATTCTGGCTTTGTCGCGTCTTTGA
- the LOC18781998 gene encoding sucrose synthase 7 isoform X2 → MPEALRQSRYHMKRCFAKYIEKGKRIMKLPHLMSEMETVIDDKVERNQVLEGVLGYILCSTQEAVVIPPFVVFAIRPNPGYWEFVKVSSEDLSVESITVRDYLKFKETLYDEKWSNDENTLEVDFRAIDFSTPHLTLSSSIGNGLNFVSKFTSSKLAGRLENAQPLVDYLLSLNHEGENLILNENLNTASKLQTALIVTEVYLSALPKDMPYQNFELRFKEWGFEKGWGDTAERTKETMKLLSEVLQAPDPLNLERFFSRLPIIFNVVIFSPHGYFGQADVLGLPDTGGQVVYILDQVQALEEELLLRIKQQGLTVKPQILVVTRLIPEAKGTKCNQELEPINGTKYSNILRVPFRTEKGILRRWVSRFDIYPYLELFAQDASAKVLDIMEGKPDLIIGNYSDGNLVASLMASKLGITQATIAHALEKTKYEDSDIKWKELDPKYHFSCQFLADTISMNATDFVIASTYQEIAGSKDRPGQYESHTAFTLPGLCRVVSGINVFDPKFNIAAPGADQSVYFPYTEKQKRLTSFHPAIEELLYSKEDNSEHIGFLADRKKPIIFSMARLDTVKNITGLVEWYGKNKRLRNLVNLAVVGGFFDPSKSKDREEIAEIKKMHTLIEKYQLRGQIRWIAAQTDRNRNGELYRCIADTRGAFVQPALYEAFGLTVIEAMNCGLPTFATNQGGPAEIIVDGISGFHIDPNNGDEASNKIADFFEKSKTDATYWDRFSKAGLQRIYECYTWKIYANKVLNMGSTYTFWRQLNKEQKQAKQRYIQMFFNLQYRNLVKNVPIPSDEAEQPVPKPTAKSQPTPSTRRSQSRLQRMFGA, encoded by the exons ATGCCGGAAGCCCTGAGGCAGAGCCGGTACCATATGAAGAGGTGCTTTGCTAAGTAcattgagaaaggaaaaaggataATGAAGCTTCCCCATTTGATGAGTGAAATGGAGACAGTCATAGATGACAAGGTTGAAAGAAACCAAGTCTTGGAGGGAGTGCTTGGCTATATATTGTGTTCAACTCAG GAAGCTGTTGTTATTCCTCCATTTGTTGTCTTTGCCATAAGACCAAATCCAGGGTATTGGGAATTTGTTAAAGTCAGTTCTGAGGATCTCTCAGTTGAGTCCATCACTGTCAGAGACTACTTGAAATTCAAAGAAACGTTATATGATGAGAAATG GTCAAATGATGAAAATACATTGGAGGTGGATTTTAGAGCAATTGACTTCTCAACTCCTCACTTAACTCTATCTTCCTCTATTGGAAATGGACTCAATTTTGTTTCCAAGTTCACCAGTTCAAAGCTAGCTGGGAGATTGGAGAATGCACAGCCCCTTGTGGATTATTTACTTTCACTAAATCATGAAGGAGAA AATCTTATTCTAAATGAGAACCTCAACACTGCTTCAAAGCTTCAGACGGCACTGATTGTAACAGAAGTGTACCTCTCAGCACTCCCCAAAGACATGCCgtaccaaaattttgaactAAG GTTCAAGGAGTGGGGCTTTGAGAAGGGGTGGGGAGATACTGCAGAAAGAACTAAGGAGACAATGAAACTACTTTCAGAAGTACTACAAGCTCCAGAcccattgaacttggaaagGTTTTTCAGCAGACTTCCTATAATATTCAATGTTGTAATATTCTCTCCTCATGGCTACTTTGGCCAAGCAGATGTTCTTGGCTTGCCAGACACCGGTGGGCAG GTAGTTTATATTCTGGATCAAGTGCAAGCTCTGGAAGAGGAACTGCTCCTCAGAATTAAGCAACAAGGACTTACTGTGAAGCCTCAAATTCTTGTG GTAACAAGACTCATACCTGAAGCAAAGGGAACTAAGTGTAACCAGGAGTTGGAACCAATCAATGGCACCAAGTACTCTAACATTCTTAGGGTGCCATTTAGGACAGAAAAGGGGATCCTACGGCGCTGGGTTTCTCGTTTTGACATCTATCCCTACCTTGAATTGTTTGCACAG GATGCTTCTGCAAAAGTCCTCGACATTATGGAAGGAAAGCCAGATCTTATTATTGGAAACTATAGTGATGGGAATTTAGTGGCATCTCTCATGGCTAGTAAACTGGGGATTACTCAG GCAACTATTGCTCATGCTTTGGAGAAGACCAAATATGAAGATTCAGACATCAAGTGGAAGGAATTAGATCCTAAGTATCACTTCTCATGCCAATTTCTTGCTGACACAATTTCAATGAATGCCACAGATTTTGTCATAGCAAGCACATACCAGGAAATTGCAGGAAG CAAAGACAGACCAGGACAATATGAAAGCCATACTGCATTTACACTGCCAGGGCTCTGTAGAGTTGTTTCAGGCATCAATGTATTTGATCCCAAATTTAACATTGCTGCACCAGGGGCCGATCAGTCTGTCTATTTCCCCTATACAGAGAAGCAGAAACGGCTGACATCATTTCATCCTGCCATCGAAGAACTGCTGTATAGTAAAGAGGATAACAGTGAACATAT AGGATTTCTAGCAGACAGGAAGAAACCTATCATCTTCTCAATGGCAAGGCTCGACACTGTTAAAAACATTACTGGTTTGGTTGAGTGGTATGGGAAAAACAAGAGGCTGAGAAATTTGGTTAACCTTGCTGTAGTTGGGGGGTTCTTTGAcccttcaaaatcaaaagatagagaagaaattgcagaaataaaaaagatgcaTACACTGATAGAAAAGTACCAGCTTAGGGGCCAGATCAGATGGATAGCTGCACAGACTGATAGGAACCGAAATGGAGAACTCTACCGTTGTATTGCTGACACAAGGGGAGCTTTTGTGCAACCTGCCCTCTATGAAGCTTTTGGTCTTACTGTCATAGAGGCAATGAACTGTGGACTGCCGACCTTCGCAACCAACCAAGGAGGCCCAGCTGAAATCATTGTGGATGGGATCTCCGGTTTCCATATTGATCCCAACAACGGTGATGAAGCAAGCAACAAAATCGCTGATTTCTTCGAGAAGTCCAAGACTGATGCTACATACTGGGACAGGTTTTCAAAAGCAGGTTTGCAACGAATATACGAATG cTACACTTGGAAGATATATGCAAACAAGGTGTTGAACATGGGGAGCACTTATACTTTCTGGAGGCAGTTGAACAAAGAGCAGAAACAAGCTAAGCAAAGATACATCCAGATGTTCTTTAATCTCCAGTATCGGAACTTG GTGAAGAATGTGCCTATCCCAAGTGATGAGGCTGAACAACCAGTGCCAAAGCCAACTGCCAAATCACAGCCCACACCAAG CACAAGACGCTCACAGTCTCGATTGCAAAG GATGTTTGGAGCCTAA
- the LOC18783863 gene encoding protein SET DOMAIN GROUP 40, with product MEQGQGYLERLLKWAAEIGISDSTCCGDSCLGHSLDVSYFPSAGGRGLGAARDLREGELLLKVPKSVLMTKESLLLKDEKLSLSVNDYAHHSLSPTQILAVCLLYEMGKGKISWWHPYLMNLPRSYDILATFGEFEKQALQVDDAIWAAEKATLKAEYEWKEANALMKQLKLKPQLLTFKAWLWASATISSRTLHIPWDAAGCLCPVGDLFNYSAPGEEPSRCESMEHTMHDLVNEDTSGMADVEQLVSDSRRLTDGGFEKDVDAYCFYAKKSYKKGEQVLLSYGTYTNLELLEHYGFLLNENPNDKVYIPLEPEIYSSCSWPKESLFIHQNGKPSFALLSTLRLWATPQNQRRSVGHLVYSGLHLSIQNEMFILRWISKKCTTILKNLSTSFEDDSLLLSAIDKIQNLDAPLELNNVSSTCRDEICAFKANVLQKGERSSMESKERWRLAVEWRLSYKKILVDCISYCDEIVSSLFHQNNSS from the exons ATGGAGCAAGGACAAGGATACCTCGAAAGGCTTTTGAAATGGGCAGCAGAGATTGGAATATCAGACTCAACTTGTTGCGGGGATTCGTGTTTGGGTCACTCTCTCGACGTCTCCTACTTTCCTAGCGCTGGCGG GAGAGGTTTGGGGGCTGCCCGTGATCTTAGAGAAGGAGAGTTACTTCTCAAAGTTCCAAAATCAGTTTTGATGACAAAGGAAAGTCTGTTATTGaaagatgaaaaactctcCCTTTCTGTCAATGATTATGCCCATCACTCTCTGTCCCCTACCCAG ATATTGGCTGTTTGTTTACTCTATGAAATGGGTAAAGGGAAGATTTCATGGTGGCACCCTTACCTTATGAATTTACCGCGCAGTTATGACATTTTAGCAACTTTTGGTGAATTTGAGAAGCAAGCTCTGCAA GTGGATGATGCTATCTGGGCTGCTGAGAAGGCCACATTGAAGGCTGAATATGAGTGGAAAGAAGCTAATGCGCTCATGAAACAACTTAAGCTCAAGCCTCAACTTCTGACCTTTAAAGCATGGCTTTGGGCTTCTGCAACT ATATCCTCAAGGACATTGCATATACCATGGGATGCAGCTGGGTGCTTATGTCCTGTGGGAgacttatttaattattctgCACCTGGAGAAGAGCCATCTCGTTGTGAAAGTATGGAGCATACAATGCATGACTTAGTGAATGAGGATACTTCGGGTATGGCAGATGTGGAGCAGCTTGTTTCTGATTCACGAAGATTAACTGATGGAGGGTTTGAGAAGGATGTTGATGCATATTGCTTCTATGCTAAGAAAAGTTACAAAAAAGGAGAGCAG GTCCTTTTAAGCTATGGAACGTATACAAATCTGGAGCTTCTTGAGCACTATGGCTTTCTCTTAAATGAAAatccaaatgacaaagtttaTATTCCCTTGGAACCTGAAATATATTCGTCCTGTTCGTGGCCAAAGGAGTCATTATTCATCCATCAGAATGGGAAGCCATCTTTTGCGCTACTGTCTACTTTGCGATTATGGGCAACCCCACAGAACCAGCGGAGGTCTGTTGGACACCTTGTTTATTCAGGACTCCATCTCTCAATTCAAAATGAGATGTTTATCTTGAGATGGATTTCAAAGAAGTGCACTACCATTTTGAAGAATCTGTCAACATCTTTTGAAGATGATAGTTTGTTATTAAGTGCCATTGACAAAATCCAAAATCTTGATGCCCCTTTGGAGCTCAACAATGTGTCATCCACTTGTAGAGATGAGATTTGTGCCTTTAAAGCTAATGTTCTGCAGAAGGGAGAAAGAAGTAGTATGGAGTCAAAGGAGAGGTGGAGATTAGCTGTGGAGTGGAGGCTTAGTTATAAGAAAATCCTGGTCGATTGCATTTCTTATTGTGATGAAATAGTAAGTTCTTTATTTCATCAAAATAACTCATCCTAG